A window of Paenibacillus sp. 19GGS1-52 contains these coding sequences:
- the pnp gene encoding polyribonucleotide nucleotidyltransferase has protein sequence MEQRVEMQLGGRRLVLETGRLAKQANAAVMVRYGDTAVLCTVTASKEPKDLDFFPLTVNYEEKLYAVGKIPGGFIKREGRPSEKAILSCRLTDRPIRPLFPEGFRNDVQVLNMVMSVDQDCSPEIAAMIGTSAALSISDVPFSGPIGGVAVGRVNGEFVINPDIAQQAASDLYLVVAGTYNAIMMVEAEANELTEDVMLEAIMFGHEEIRKIVTTIEELVKLAGKEKMAVKLHAVDAVVNTEVRVFAESRLVDAVKIAEKHARQEAIDVVNDEAVAYFAEKYIEAPELLKDVKEALHDIVKEEVRRLITHDKVRPDGRKLDEIRPIECDTGLLPRTHGSGLFTRGQTQVLSVCTLGALGDVQILDGIDLAETKRFMHHYNFPPFSVGEARPLRAPGRREIGHGALGERALSKVIPSETEFPYTIRLVSEAIESNGSTSQASICASILAMMDAGVPIKAPVAGVAMGLIKDGDHVSILTDIQGMEDHLGDMDFKVAGTAEGITAIQMDIKIDGIDRKILQDALQQAKEGRLFILDKMLEVIAEPRPNLSKYAPKIIIININPDKIRDVIGAGGKIINKIIEETGVKIDIEQDGRVFIGSSNEEMIQKARSIIEGIVREVQVGEIYVGTVRRIEKFGAFVELIPGKDGLVHISQLSTERVANVEDVVAIGDKITVKVTEIDQQGRVNLSRKAVLTSESGAKA, from the coding sequence TTATATGCGGTAGGGAAAATTCCAGGTGGATTTATTAAACGTGAAGGCAGACCTAGTGAAAAGGCTATTCTGTCTTGCCGTCTGACTGACCGTCCAATTCGTCCTTTGTTCCCAGAAGGCTTCCGTAATGACGTGCAGGTATTGAATATGGTCATGAGTGTGGACCAGGACTGCTCACCGGAAATTGCTGCTATGATTGGTACTTCTGCGGCACTGAGTATTTCTGATGTTCCTTTTAGTGGTCCAATCGGAGGCGTGGCTGTAGGCCGGGTCAACGGAGAGTTTGTAATTAATCCTGATATTGCTCAACAAGCTGCAAGTGATCTATATCTGGTTGTTGCAGGTACCTATAACGCTATCATGATGGTAGAAGCGGAAGCTAATGAATTAACGGAAGATGTTATGCTCGAAGCGATCATGTTCGGACATGAAGAAATCCGTAAGATTGTAACAACCATTGAAGAACTGGTGAAGCTAGCTGGTAAAGAAAAGATGGCTGTGAAGCTGCATGCAGTGGATGCTGTTGTGAATACTGAAGTTCGTGTTTTTGCAGAAAGCCGCTTGGTGGATGCAGTGAAAATTGCTGAGAAGCATGCTCGTCAGGAAGCTATAGATGTTGTGAACGATGAAGCGGTAGCGTATTTCGCGGAGAAATACATAGAAGCGCCGGAACTTCTAAAAGATGTCAAAGAAGCATTGCATGACATCGTTAAAGAAGAAGTAAGACGTCTCATTACCCATGATAAAGTTCGTCCAGATGGTCGTAAGCTTGACGAAATTCGTCCAATTGAATGTGACACAGGTCTGCTGCCACGTACACATGGCTCCGGTCTGTTTACTCGCGGTCAGACTCAAGTACTCAGCGTATGTACGCTTGGTGCATTGGGTGATGTGCAAATTCTGGATGGTATCGATCTGGCCGAAACGAAACGGTTTATGCATCATTACAACTTCCCTCCGTTCAGCGTAGGTGAAGCCCGTCCACTAAGAGCACCAGGTCGTCGTGAAATTGGTCACGGAGCATTGGGCGAACGTGCGTTGTCCAAGGTTATTCCTAGTGAAACCGAATTCCCTTACACTATTCGTCTGGTATCTGAAGCTATTGAATCTAATGGTTCTACTTCCCAAGCAAGTATCTGTGCCAGCATATTGGCAATGATGGATGCAGGTGTACCAATCAAAGCACCGGTTGCCGGAGTAGCTATGGGTCTCATTAAGGATGGAGATCACGTTTCGATCCTGACTGATATTCAAGGCATGGAAGATCACCTTGGCGATATGGACTTTAAGGTAGCAGGAACAGCAGAAGGAATTACGGCTATTCAGATGGACATTAAGATTGATGGCATCGACCGTAAAATTCTGCAGGACGCATTGCAGCAGGCTAAAGAGGGACGTTTGTTCATCTTAGACAAAATGCTTGAAGTGATTGCAGAACCAAGACCTAACCTGTCCAAATACGCTCCAAAGATTATTATCATCAACATTAACCCGGACAAAATCCGTGATGTTATTGGTGCTGGCGGTAAGATTATTAACAAGATCATCGAAGAAACCGGCGTGAAAATTGACATCGAACAGGATGGCCGTGTATTCATCGGTTCTTCTAATGAAGAAATGATCCAAAAGGCTCGTTCTATTATCGAAGGCATTGTGCGTGAAGTGCAAGTCGGCGAGATCTATGTGGGTACAGTAAGACGTATCGAGAAATTCGGGGCGTTTGTCGAACTGATTCCAGGCAAAGATGGTTTGGTGCACATTTCCCAACTGTCTACTGAACGCGTAGCTAACGTAGAAGATGTTGTAGCCATCGGTGATAAGATCACTGTAAAGGTCACCGAAATTGATCAGCAGGGTCGCGTCAACTTGTCGCGCAAAGCTGTACTGACCTCGGAAAGCGGAGCTAAGGCATAA
- a CDS encoding IS110 family transposase codes for MEILIERCCGLDVHKKSITACIITSKGKEIRSFETLTRRLIDLVDWIKSERCTHVAMESTGDYWKPIYNLLEMEDLEPLVVNAQHIKAVPGRKTDVKDAEWIAKLLRHGLVQGSYIPNRDQRELREIIRYRRSIIEERTREVNRLQKVLEGGNIKLSSVASNVLGVSGRNMLEAMIQGESDPSILADFAQKKLKAKKEQLKLALEGSLGPHQLLMLEKQLSHIDQLNELITELDEEIERRMSPFAEDLKLLDTIPGVGKRTAEQILAEIGTDMTRFPSAGHLCSWAGMTPGHDESAGKKRSAKTRKGNKKLRSALVESARAAGRKKNTYLSAQYHRIAGRRGKNRAAVAVGHSILAIVYILLTRRQEYKELGFDYFDQRNHDMVMNRSIKRLESLGYQVNLSEQTA; via the coding sequence GTGGAAATACTCATTGAACGTTGCTGTGGATTGGATGTGCACAAGAAGAGTATCACAGCATGTATCATCACCTCGAAAGGAAAGGAGATTCGGAGTTTTGAAACATTGACTCGTCGGCTGATTGATCTGGTAGATTGGATCAAAAGCGAACGGTGCACCCATGTCGCGATGGAGAGTACCGGAGATTACTGGAAACCCATTTATAATCTGCTAGAAATGGAAGACCTTGAGCCACTGGTCGTAAACGCCCAGCATATCAAAGCCGTGCCAGGACGCAAAACGGACGTGAAAGATGCAGAATGGATAGCGAAATTACTCCGGCATGGGTTGGTGCAAGGCAGCTACATTCCGAATCGGGATCAACGAGAACTTCGGGAAATTATCCGTTATCGCCGAAGTATCATTGAAGAACGCACGCGTGAAGTGAACCGGCTGCAAAAGGTACTAGAAGGCGGCAATATCAAACTTTCGTCGGTAGCGTCTAATGTGCTAGGCGTGTCTGGACGAAACATGCTGGAAGCGATGATTCAAGGAGAAAGTGATCCGTCCATCCTGGCTGACTTTGCGCAAAAGAAGTTAAAGGCCAAGAAAGAGCAATTGAAACTTGCACTGGAGGGAAGCCTAGGTCCCCATCAATTATTAATGCTGGAAAAACAGTTGTCGCATATCGACCAATTGAATGAGTTAATCACGGAACTGGATGAAGAGATCGAGCGCCGAATGAGCCCTTTTGCTGAGGATCTGAAGTTGTTGGATACCATCCCCGGTGTCGGTAAGCGAACCGCTGAGCAAATTCTGGCGGAAATTGGGACAGACATGACACGGTTTCCAAGTGCAGGACATTTATGTTCCTGGGCAGGGATGACTCCAGGTCACGATGAAAGTGCGGGGAAGAAGAGATCCGCCAAAACCCGAAAAGGGAACAAAAAACTACGAAGTGCACTCGTAGAATCAGCGCGAGCCGCAGGACGAAAAAAGAACACCTACCTGTCGGCGCAATATCACCGAATTGCAGGCAGGCGAGGGAAAAACAGAGCGGCCGTGGCCGTTGGACACAGCATTTTAGCGATTGTATACATCTTGTTAACGCGAAGACAAGAATATAAGGAACTAGGATTTGACTACTTCGACCAACGAAACCACGATATGGTAATGAACCGTTCTATTAAACGTTTGGAATCCTTGGGATACCAAGTGAATCTGAGTGAGCAAACGGCCTGA